Proteins from a genomic interval of Alphaproteobacteria bacterium:
- a CDS encoding amino acid ABC transporter permease yields the protein MLDGLANTALVSAIAIAIGTVLGLLLGLALAYGNLAVRIPARAYVDVMRGIPVLVLVFFSFYGLGLVGLDIAAFEAGAVALAGFCTAHIAELARGAIASIPVGQTEAAKSIGLGFWQRVWYVVLPQAARRILPPWVNTAVEIIKASSLLSVIGVVELLLATQQIIGRTYKPIPFYLIAAVVYFAICYAVSWLGGRLERRYAYLKY from the coding sequence ATGCTGGACGGGCTGGCCAACACGGCGCTGGTCTCTGCCATCGCGATCGCGATCGGTACGGTGCTGGGCCTGCTGCTGGGCCTAGCGCTGGCTTACGGCAACCTGGCGGTCCGGATACCGGCGCGGGCCTATGTCGACGTGATGCGCGGCATCCCGGTGCTGGTGCTGGTGTTCTTCAGCTTCTACGGCCTCGGCCTGGTCGGCCTCGACATCGCCGCGTTCGAGGCCGGTGCGGTCGCCCTCGCCGGCTTCTGCACCGCGCACATCGCCGAGCTGGCGCGCGGGGCCATCGCCTCGATCCCCGTCGGCCAGACCGAGGCGGCCAAGTCGATCGGCCTCGGCTTCTGGCAGCGGGTCTGGTACGTCGTGCTGCCCCAGGCCGCCCGCCGCATCCTGCCGCCCTGGGTCAACACGGCGGTCGAGATCATCAAGGCGTCGTCGCTGCTGTCGGTGATCGGCGTGGTCGAGCTGCTGCTCGCCACCCAGCAGATCATCGGCCGCACCTACAAGCCGATCCCGTTCTATCTGATCGCCGCCGTGGTCTATTTCGCGATCTGCTATGCCGTGTCGTGGCTGGGCGGACGGCTGGAGCGGCGCTATGCGTATCTCAAGTACTGA
- a CDS encoding amino acid ABC transporter permease: MDYHFNFDPVWREFDNLLGGLGLGLLMAVISLLVGAVIGLACAYGRTSQIAPLRWAVAAYVEAIRNVPILLLIFFVYFGLPEIGIRFLDKYDSFMLTLALYAGAYLTEVFRAGLGSIPTQYVEAGKAIGLMPLQRQRYVVLPVMFRITLPALSSNFISLFKDTSLAAAIAVPELTFEARQINVNTFRVIETWTVASALYLAVCYAIALMLRQVERRYASIR; the protein is encoded by the coding sequence GTGGACTATCACTTCAACTTCGATCCCGTCTGGCGGGAATTCGACAATCTGCTGGGCGGCCTCGGCCTCGGCCTGCTGATGGCGGTGATCTCGCTGCTGGTCGGTGCGGTCATCGGGCTGGCCTGCGCCTATGGCCGCACCTCGCAGATCGCGCCGTTGCGCTGGGCGGTCGCCGCCTATGTCGAGGCGATCCGCAACGTGCCGATCCTGCTGCTGATCTTCTTCGTCTATTTCGGCCTGCCGGAGATCGGCATCCGTTTTCTCGACAAGTACGATTCGTTCATGCTGACGCTGGCGCTCTATGCCGGCGCCTATCTGACCGAGGTGTTCCGTGCCGGCCTCGGTTCGATCCCGACGCAATATGTCGAGGCCGGCAAGGCGATCGGCCTGATGCCGCTGCAGCGCCAGCGCTATGTCGTGCTGCCGGTGATGTTCCGCATCACACTGCCGGCGCTGTCGTCGAACTTCATCTCGCTGTTCAAGGACACCTCGCTGGCCGCCGCGATCGCGGTGCCGGAGCTGACCTTCGAGGCGCGCCAGATCAACGTGAACACCTTTCGCGTGATCGAGACCTGGACGGTGGCGAGCGCGCTGTATCTCGCCGTCTGCTACGCCATCGCCCTCATGCTGCGCCAGGTCGAGCGGCGCTATGCAAGCATCCGCTAG
- a CDS encoding transporter substrate-binding domain-containing protein, producing MTEKPERDRDGVNRRDMLTLSSLGVAGAAAIAGAAGLGVSARKAAAQTAGGRLQAVLERGHVIVGTGSTNPPWHFEDAAGGLQGMDIDMARLLAKGLFDDDQKVEFVIGASDARIPNLATDKVDVIFQFMTVTAGRAQQVEFTIPYYREGVGLMLMKGEDIQTYDQLKAGGADITVSALQNVFIEDWIRLALPDAKVDQYESVDAEIQALNSGRAHAAALDQSTIGWLLAQFPDRYVDSGYGWMPNSYAAAVKPGDQVWLNFVNSVLHEAMTGVDFLSYQASFKKWFGADVPPPRTGFPVEYA from the coding sequence ATGACCGAAAAGCCAGAGCGTGACCGAGACGGCGTCAACAGGCGCGACATGCTGACCTTGTCGTCGCTGGGCGTGGCGGGCGCCGCCGCGATCGCCGGTGCGGCCGGGCTCGGGGTCAGCGCCCGCAAGGCAGCGGCCCAGACGGCCGGCGGCCGGCTGCAGGCGGTGCTCGAGCGCGGCCACGTGATCGTCGGCACCGGCAGCACCAACCCGCCCTGGCATTTCGAGGACGCGGCGGGCGGCCTGCAGGGCATGGACATCGACATGGCCCGGCTGCTGGCCAAGGGCCTGTTCGACGACGACCAGAAAGTGGAGTTCGTGATCGGCGCCTCCGACGCCCGCATCCCGAACCTGGCCACCGACAAGGTCGACGTGATCTTCCAGTTCATGACGGTGACGGCGGGGCGCGCCCAGCAGGTCGAGTTCACCATTCCGTACTACCGCGAAGGCGTCGGCCTCATGCTCATGAAGGGCGAGGACATCCAGACCTACGACCAGCTCAAGGCCGGCGGCGCCGACATCACCGTCTCCGCGCTGCAGAACGTGTTCATCGAGGACTGGATCCGTCTGGCGCTGCCCGATGCCAAGGTCGACCAGTATGAGAGCGTCGACGCCGAAATCCAGGCGCTCAACTCCGGCCGCGCCCACGCGGCGGCGCTGGACCAGTCGACCATCGGCTGGCTGCTTGCCCAGTTCCCGGACCGCTATGTCGATTCGGGCTATGGCTGGATGCCGAACTCCTACGCCGCCGCGGTCAAACCCGGCGATCAGGTCTGGCTGAACTTCGTCAACTCGGTGCTGCACGAGGCGATGACCGGAGTCGATTTCCTCAGCTACCAGGCTTCGTTCAAGAAGTGGTTCGGCGCCGACGTGCCGCCGCCGCGGACCGGCTTCCCGGTCGAGTACGCCTGA
- a CDS encoding response regulator transcription factor codes for MRQLVVLEPSRLVREGISHLLAEHGYAVVEQTAVNDPDQDPVSDDSIDLVLSELPGPRYDMTEWLKRIAAFYPKARIVLLTGRCDDPDTLREALACGAFGYIDKDLSADAVCATIDAVLHGQIVYPRELRDCLVGDGRARAGRAAPAVRVAVGESVPAVRIAAVGNVVDLRQPNGTAVHAGPVAAEAAAPRVPAPSKPALAGAGRLQQFGLSHREDEILRHVARGHANKIIANELNISEATVKSHLKSLLRKLNFTNRTQAAIWAVSQYGSAAGGMDPGARTA; via the coding sequence ATGCGACAGTTAGTCGTTCTGGAGCCGAGCAGGCTCGTCCGCGAGGGTATCTCGCATCTGTTGGCCGAACACGGCTATGCGGTCGTCGAACAGACCGCCGTCAACGATCCGGACCAGGATCCGGTATCCGACGACAGCATCGATCTCGTCCTGAGCGAGCTGCCCGGTCCGCGCTACGACATGACCGAGTGGCTGAAGCGAATCGCGGCCTTCTATCCGAAGGCCAGGATCGTGCTGTTGACCGGGCGCTGCGACGATCCGGACACGTTGCGCGAGGCGCTGGCTTGCGGCGCCTTCGGCTATATCGACAAGGATCTGTCTGCCGACGCGGTATGCGCCACCATCGACGCGGTGCTGCACGGGCAGATCGTGTATCCGCGCGAGCTGCGCGACTGCCTGGTCGGCGACGGCCGGGCACGGGCAGGGCGGGCGGCGCCTGCGGTCCGCGTTGCGGTCGGCGAATCGGTGCCGGCCGTGCGCATCGCGGCGGTCGGCAACGTCGTCGACCTGCGCCAGCCGAACGGCACGGCCGTGCATGCCGGTCCTGTGGCAGCCGAGGCGGCGGCACCGCGGGTGCCGGCGCCGTCGAAACCCGCGTTGGCAGGCGCGGGCAGGTTGCAGCAGTTCGGGCTGTCGCACCGCGAGGACGAGATCCTGCGTCATGTGGCGCGCGGCCACGCCAACAAGATCATCGCAAACGAGCTGAACATCAGCGAAGCGACGGTGAAGTCCCATCTGAAGAGCCTGCTGCGTAAGCTCAACTTCACCAACCGCACCCAGGCCGCGATCTGGGCGGTGAGCCAATATGGCAGCGCCGCCGGCGGCATGGATCCCGGTGCGCGCACCGCGTGA
- a CDS encoding CsgG/HfaB family protein produces the protein MRFGLKIVGLVGLGLVVAGCAPRAIYGDNGVQPQYSFPVTNNDTPYSACLRNLAALPGNNLPVIAVGEVSDKTGQINYEENGNALSQGAAEMMTSALFLSGKANLVERFDLRVPLAEVSMAEQGLLNRGIDSYRGQIPGSDFIILGALTELNYNITSDGAGLWIMGMGAGARTVVINVALDARVVNSRNFTVVYAKSLQKQVYGFEVEANVFRFFGNTLVEFDAGSVRNEPLQIAVRSVVEMFVYGMMTEAFGLPTTPECELVSLEYPYTLQTED, from the coding sequence ATGCGATTTGGATTGAAGATTGTTGGTCTCGTTGGCCTGGGCCTGGTCGTTGCCGGCTGCGCGCCGCGGGCGATCTATGGCGATAACGGCGTTCAGCCGCAGTACAGCTTTCCGGTGACCAACAACGACACGCCCTACAGCGCCTGCCTGCGCAACCTGGCGGCGCTGCCCGGCAACAACCTGCCGGTCATCGCGGTCGGCGAGGTCTCCGACAAGACCGGCCAGATCAACTACGAGGAAAACGGCAATGCGCTGAGCCAGGGCGCGGCCGAGATGATGACCAGCGCGCTGTTCCTGAGCGGCAAGGCCAATCTGGTCGAGCGCTTCGACCTGCGCGTGCCGCTGGCCGAGGTGTCGATGGCGGAGCAGGGCCTGCTCAATCGCGGCATCGACAGCTATCGCGGCCAGATCCCGGGCAGCGACTTCATCATCCTGGGGGCGCTGACCGAGCTCAACTACAACATCACCAGTGACGGTGCCGGCCTGTGGATCATGGGCATGGGCGCCGGTGCAAGGACAGTCGTAATCAACGTGGCGTTGGATGCGCGGGTGGTCAACTCGCGCAACTTCACCGTTGTTTACGCGAAGTCACTTCAGAAGCAGGTATATGGCTTCGAAGTGGAGGCCAATGTGTTCCGTTTCTTTGGCAACACCTTGGTCGAGTTTGACGCCGGTTCGGTGCGGAACGAACCGCTCCAGATCGCCGTCCGCTCCGTCGTCGAGATGTTCGTGTACGGCATGATGACGGAGGCGTTCGGGCTGCCCACCACGCCTGAGTGCGAGCTGGTGTCGCTCGAATATCCGTACACGTTGCAAACGGAGGACTAA
- a CDS encoding transposase encodes MGAGEGSRAETGRHRRFTPEEIVKMLREADVRISHGERVGAICADFGVSEQSYYRWRRRYGGLRIDQARRMRQLERENTRLRKLVALLTADREQHGGA; translated from the coding sequence ATGGGCGCGGGCGAGGGATCCCGGGCCGAGACGGGGCGCCACCGGCGCTTCACGCCGGAAGAGATCGTCAAGATGCTGCGCGAGGCCGATGTCCGGATCAGCCACGGCGAGAGGGTCGGCGCCATCTGCGCCGACTTCGGCGTCTCGGAGCAGAGCTACTACCGCTGGCGCCGTCGCTATGGCGGCCTGCGCATCGACCAGGCCCGCCGGATGCGGCAGCTGGAGCGGGAGAATACGAGGCTGCGCAAGCTCGTCGCGCTGCTGACTGCCGACCGCGAGCAGCACGGCGGCGCCTGA
- a CDS encoding OmpA family protein, whose protein sequence is MSIRSWQPLVLAIAAVLLASGCTTAWNIETLQETPRVGHRHNVALMDEYQDLAVFEAGRGDWTDADYFALKGLAASYGQQVLPDEVAARAVPESVVQELIEARAQLVAILYSGGRDFQPELVAHCQALYDCWIAEAEEDQDDSRIMVCRDGFYECLMAAGGRPQTGPGAADAQNFVILFDFDSAALTTAGRAVVEQAVVAALADPTLPIAVVGYTDTAGAPEYNQLLSRARAEAVRDLMVARGVDAGRIQMDAVGEREPAEATGDGVRNAANRRVVITLS, encoded by the coding sequence ATGTCCATCCGATCGTGGCAACCGCTGGTGCTTGCCATCGCGGCGGTGTTGCTGGCTTCGGGCTGCACCACCGCCTGGAATATCGAGACGCTGCAGGAGACCCCGCGAGTCGGCCATCGCCACAACGTGGCGCTGATGGACGAGTATCAGGACCTGGCGGTGTTCGAGGCCGGCCGCGGCGACTGGACCGACGCCGACTATTTCGCGCTGAAGGGCCTGGCGGCGTCTTACGGACAGCAGGTGCTGCCCGACGAGGTCGCCGCGCGTGCCGTCCCGGAGTCGGTCGTCCAGGAACTGATCGAGGCGCGGGCCCAGTTGGTCGCGATCCTGTACAGCGGCGGCCGCGACTTCCAGCCCGAGCTGGTGGCGCATTGCCAGGCGCTTTACGACTGCTGGATCGCCGAAGCCGAAGAGGACCAGGACGATTCCCGTATCATGGTCTGCCGCGACGGCTTCTACGAATGCCTGATGGCGGCAGGCGGCCGGCCGCAGACCGGCCCGGGCGCGGCGGACGCGCAGAATTTCGTGATCCTGTTCGATTTCGACAGCGCCGCGCTGACCACCGCCGGCCGCGCCGTGGTCGAGCAGGCCGTCGTCGCCGCGCTGGCCGACCCGACGCTGCCGATCGCGGTGGTCGGCTATACCGACACCGCCGGCGCGCCGGAATACAACCAGCTGCTGTCGCGGGCTCGGGCCGAGGCGGTGCGCGACCTGATGGTCGCCCGTGGCGTCGACGCCGGCCGGATCCAGATGGATGCCGTCGGCGAGCGCGAGCCGGCCGAGGCCACCGGCGATGGCGTGCGCAACGCGGCGAACAGGCGGGTGGTCATCACCCTGTCCTGA
- the phnE gene encoding phosphonate ABC transporter, permease protein PhnE, whose product MAEVPRGRTPGAPPRLRAPSPVAFTLLLAAVAVVIASLGDVAPSPQRLADGLPSLGRLLDRMLPPNLDEGFLLRILDRLVETFQIAVVGTAIGVAASVPVAWLSARAVSPVGPFAYLGKALVSLFRTVPDLVWALLFVVAVGLGPTAGTMTIVVDTIGFCGRFFAEAMEDADKDSQLALSAIGANRLSILTGAILPDAAPSMINTGLFALEKAVRSSVVLGLVGAGGIGQELKVAFDLFQYPNAATIMLAIFVVVLAMEYLTDRLRARVQ is encoded by the coding sequence ATGGCTGAGGTTCCGCGCGGCCGGACGCCAGGCGCGCCGCCGCGGCTGCGCGCGCCGTCGCCGGTCGCCTTCACCCTGTTGCTGGCTGCGGTCGCCGTGGTGATCGCGTCGCTTGGCGATGTCGCGCCGTCGCCACAGCGACTGGCCGACGGCCTGCCCAGCCTGGGGCGGCTGCTCGACCGGATGCTGCCGCCCAACCTGGACGAGGGGTTTCTGCTGCGCATCCTCGACCGGCTGGTCGAGACCTTCCAGATCGCCGTGGTCGGCACGGCGATCGGCGTCGCCGCCAGCGTCCCCGTCGCTTGGCTGTCGGCGCGCGCCGTCTCGCCGGTCGGTCCATTCGCCTATCTGGGCAAGGCACTGGTCTCGCTGTTCCGCACGGTGCCGGACCTGGTCTGGGCGCTGCTGTTCGTGGTCGCGGTCGGGCTGGGTCCGACGGCGGGCACGATGACCATCGTGGTCGACACCATCGGCTTCTGCGGCCGGTTCTTCGCCGAGGCGATGGAGGATGCCGACAAGGATTCGCAGCTGGCGCTGTCGGCGATCGGCGCCAACCGCCTGTCGATCCTGACGGGTGCCATCCTGCCCGATGCGGCGCCGTCGATGATCAACACCGGGCTGTTCGCGCTTGAGAAGGCGGTGCGATCGTCGGTGGTGCTGGGGCTGGTCGGCGCCGGCGGAATCGGCCAGGAGCTGAAGGTCGCCTTCGATCTGTTCCAATACCCCAACGCCGCGACGATCATGCTGGCGATCTTCGTCGTCGTGCTGGCAATGGAGTACCTGACCGACCGGCTGCGCGCCCGCGTGCAATAG
- a CDS encoding ATP-binding cassette domain-containing protein, whose translation MGRQVRLSTPAEPPAPGPTATDRAIVSTANLDKAYGRVAPVLRDVCLTIGAGERVALIGPNGSGKSTLLKCLIGLVPISRGTVETLGERFGATPTSAQRARLRRQTGFVFQHHGLVRRRSVLSNVVHGMLGTPGSWRGFCQTTAPYAWRRNALAALEAVSLADRAGHRADTLSGGQQQRVAIARAIVRQPRLLIADEPSASLDPAAGREVMDLFAALARTHGITLLFTTHDIEHALAFSDRVLALRGGRLHFDSPTMAVTDRMIAGTFNG comes from the coding sequence GTGGGCAGGCAGGTGCGCCTGTCCACGCCGGCGGAACCGCCCGCACCGGGCCCGACCGCCACGGACCGCGCGATCGTCAGCACCGCAAACCTCGACAAGGCCTATGGGCGCGTCGCGCCGGTGCTGCGCGATGTCTGCCTGACCATCGGCGCAGGCGAACGTGTCGCCCTGATCGGGCCGAACGGGTCCGGCAAGTCGACGCTGCTGAAATGTCTGATCGGCCTGGTGCCGATCTCCCGCGGCACGGTCGAGACCCTGGGCGAACGGTTCGGCGCGACGCCGACATCCGCCCAGCGTGCGCGCCTGCGCCGGCAGACCGGCTTCGTGTTCCAGCACCACGGGCTGGTCCGGCGGCGGTCGGTGCTGTCCAACGTCGTGCACGGCATGCTCGGCACGCCGGGCAGTTGGCGCGGCTTCTGCCAGACGACCGCGCCATACGCGTGGCGCCGCAACGCGCTGGCGGCCCTGGAGGCGGTCAGCCTTGCCGACAGGGCGGGTCACCGGGCCGACACCCTGTCCGGCGGACAGCAGCAGCGCGTGGCGATCGCTCGGGCGATCGTGCGCCAGCCGCGACTGCTGATCGCCGACGAGCCGTCCGCGAGCCTCGACCCGGCGGCCGGCCGCGAGGTCATGGACCTGTTCGCGGCCCTGGCGCGGACGCACGGCATCACGCTGCTGTTCACCACCCACGACATCGAACACGCGCTCGCCTTTTCCGACCGCGTGCTGGCGTTGCGGGGCGGCCGACTGCACTTCGACAGCCCGACCATGGCCGTAACCGACCGCATGATCGCGGGCACCTTCAATGGCTGA
- a CDS encoding PhnD/SsuA/transferrin family substrate-binding protein: MFRAILAAAATAALAAPALAEPVSFAVTDIEGLEVLQQEFGAFELALEKATGLDIELYPVNSRTAAVEAMVAGQADLVLTGPAEYVVIRQLTDAQIVAGWQRPDYFAQVVVMADGPIKDVADLRGQIVTFGSVGSTSQHLGPAQALADLGLMYGVDYEAQIIARNVAVEAMIRGDVAAVGMNFTHLAAIREAFPDQAFTVVARGRDLPNDILVARADLDAAIVATVRDAFVNEGADLMQAVLTGEDNGKYRGGFFLTAIDDADYEYVRAMYRTIGVDTFDAFVGN, translated from the coding sequence ATGTTCCGCGCCATTCTCGCCGCCGCCGCAACGGCGGCGCTCGCCGCCCCGGCCCTGGCCGAGCCGGTCAGTTTCGCCGTGACCGACATCGAGGGGCTGGAGGTCCTGCAGCAGGAGTTCGGCGCGTTCGAACTGGCCCTGGAAAAGGCGACCGGCCTCGACATCGAGCTCTACCCCGTCAACTCGCGCACGGCAGCGGTCGAGGCGATGGTCGCGGGCCAGGCCGATCTGGTGCTGACCGGCCCGGCCGAATATGTCGTCATCCGCCAGCTGACCGACGCGCAGATCGTGGCCGGCTGGCAGCGGCCCGACTATTTCGCCCAGGTGGTGGTGATGGCCGATGGCCCGATCAAGGATGTCGCCGACTTGCGCGGCCAGATCGTCACCTTCGGCTCCGTCGGCTCCACCTCGCAGCATCTCGGGCCGGCGCAGGCGCTGGCGGACCTGGGCCTGATGTACGGCGTCGACTACGAGGCCCAGATCATCGCCCGCAACGTCGCGGTCGAGGCGATGATCCGTGGCGACGTCGCCGCTGTGGGCATGAACTTCACCCACCTGGCCGCGATCCGCGAGGCCTTCCCCGACCAGGCGTTCACCGTGGTCGCCCGCGGCCGCGACCTGCCCAACGACATCCTGGTCGCGCGGGCGGATCTGGACGCGGCGATCGTCGCCACGGTGCGCGACGCCTTCGTCAACGAAGGCGCCGACCTGATGCAGGCGGTGCTGACCGGCGAGGACAACGGCAAGTACCGGGGCGGCTTCTTCCTGACCGCGATCGACGACGCCGACTACGAATATGTCCGCGCGATGTATCGCACCATCGGCGTCGACACCTTCGACGCGTTCGTCGGCAACTGA
- a CDS encoding alpha-D-ribose 1-methylphosphonate 5-triphosphate diphosphatase, with amino-acid sequence MNWILSGGRVLRGDALERSDLHLCDGLVAERPAADARRFDAGGMLVLPGIVDIHGDGFERQIMPRPKVSFDLELALAETDRQLVANGITTAFHGLTVSWEPGLRCLDNARTFVPTLERMRPGLACDTRLHLRWETFALDAMADVEGWLDREPAPILAFNDHTTSSAQNGRLASKLGHWAARAGVGEAEYVALVDRVWSRRDEVPAAIERLAGVARDHGAILLAHDEATPDDRQRFRALGAHASEFPVTVETARAARAAGEDVILGAPNVVRGGSHTGALDATAAVADDLCSVLASDYYYPTLAAAAFKLAAAGQLPFHAAWALVSANPARAAGLPDRGALSAGMRGDVIVVDDGGAQPRVVASFVAGRKVYEAG; translated from the coding sequence GTGAACTGGATCCTCTCGGGAGGCCGGGTCCTGCGCGGAGACGCGCTGGAGCGCAGCGACCTCCATCTTTGCGACGGGCTGGTGGCCGAGCGGCCGGCCGCGGATGCGCGCCGGTTCGATGCCGGCGGCATGCTGGTCCTGCCTGGCATCGTCGACATCCATGGCGACGGTTTCGAGCGCCAGATCATGCCGCGGCCCAAGGTCAGCTTCGACCTGGAGCTGGCGCTGGCCGAGACCGACCGGCAGCTGGTCGCCAACGGGATCACCACCGCCTTTCATGGCCTGACCGTGTCATGGGAGCCCGGCCTGCGGTGCCTGGACAACGCCCGGACCTTCGTGCCGACGCTGGAGCGGATGCGGCCGGGGCTTGCCTGCGACACTCGCCTGCACCTGCGCTGGGAAACCTTCGCCCTCGATGCGATGGCCGATGTCGAAGGCTGGCTCGACCGCGAACCGGCCCCGATCCTGGCCTTCAACGACCACACAACCAGCAGCGCGCAGAATGGCCGCCTGGCCAGCAAGCTCGGGCATTGGGCCGCGCGCGCCGGCGTCGGCGAGGCGGAGTATGTGGCGCTGGTCGACCGGGTCTGGAGCCGGCGCGACGAGGTACCGGCCGCCATCGAGCGGCTGGCAGGCGTGGCGCGCGATCATGGCGCGATCCTGCTGGCCCACGACGAGGCGACTCCCGACGACAGGCAGCGCTTCCGCGCGCTCGGCGCCCATGCCTCGGAGTTCCCGGTGACGGTCGAGACCGCGCGGGCGGCGCGAGCGGCCGGCGAGGACGTCATTCTCGGCGCGCCCAACGTGGTGCGCGGCGGCAGCCATACCGGTGCCTTGGATGCGACCGCGGCGGTGGCCGACGACCTGTGCTCGGTGCTCGCCTCCGACTACTACTATCCGACGCTGGCCGCCGCGGCGTTCAAGCTGGCCGCCGCCGGGCAGCTGCCGTTCCACGCCGCCTGGGCGCTGGTCTCGGCCAACCCGGCGCGGGCGGCGGGCCTGCCAGATCGCGGCGCGCTGTCGGCGGGCATGCGCGGCGATGTCATCGTGGTCGACGACGGCGGGGCGCAGCCGCGCGTGGTCGCCAGCTTCGTCGCCGGCCGCAAGGTCTATGAGGCCGGCTAG
- the phnF gene encoding phosphonate metabolism transcriptional regulator PhnF has protein sequence MDGPDLLARLALAGGPAFRPRGERALWLQIYDLLRRELTSGRLRPGCQLPGENQLAEAFGVTRVTLRRALRRLQQEGVLVARKGVGVFLRKPPSVYVVASDRRFGDALVGDHGTVDTRTLGLRRRKAGRTAGERLCLPVGAPTIALRRLRLLDGQPVYLTEKLFPAERFPEFEACYRERQSVAAVYAGHGIARFSRVETRVSGGFATAAEAEALGLTPATPVLRTSALNVDEAGIPIEFSSGCWPLTMVELVFRQGTG, from the coding sequence GTGGATGGACCGGATCTGCTGGCGCGGCTGGCGCTCGCGGGCGGCCCCGCCTTCCGCCCGCGCGGCGAGCGGGCACTGTGGCTGCAGATCTACGACCTGTTGCGCCGGGAACTGACCAGCGGCCGGCTGCGCCCAGGATGCCAGCTGCCGGGCGAGAACCAGCTTGCCGAGGCCTTCGGCGTCACCCGGGTGACGCTGCGCCGGGCATTGCGGCGCTTGCAGCAGGAGGGCGTGCTGGTCGCGCGCAAGGGTGTCGGCGTGTTCCTGCGCAAGCCGCCGAGCGTCTATGTGGTCGCCAGCGACCGCCGTTTCGGCGACGCCCTGGTCGGCGATCACGGCACCGTCGACACGCGGACACTCGGCCTGCGCCGCCGCAAGGCCGGCCGCACGGCCGGCGAACGGCTGTGCCTGCCGGTGGGGGCGCCGACCATCGCGCTTCGCCGGCTGCGCCTGCTCGACGGCCAGCCGGTCTACCTGACCGAGAAGCTGTTCCCGGCGGAGCGTTTCCCCGAGTTCGAGGCGTGCTATCGCGAGCGCCAGTCGGTCGCCGCTGTTTATGCAGGCCACGGCATCGCCCGCTTCAGCCGGGTGGAGACACGGGTCAGCGGCGGCTTCGCCACGGCGGCCGAGGCCGAGGCGCTGGGCCTGACGCCGGCGACACCGGTGCTGCGGACCAGCGCGCTGAATGTCGACGAGGCCGGCATCCCCATCGAGTTCAGCAGCGGCTGCTGGCCGCTGACCATGGTCGAGCTGGTGTTCCGGCAGGGCACCGGCTGA